A genomic stretch from Deltaproteobacteria bacterium includes:
- a CDS encoding serine hydrolase, with translation MRDWPLGELPRGFAEPVFPDAGATHALVVIWRGRLVLERYGSEHGPESALISWSVAKSVLHSLVGLLVRDGKLSTGMRADLPAWRAPGDPRAALTLDVLLRMSSGLAWREDYVDAGSSDVIEMLFGRGKDDVAAFAAESRLEHAPDTVWCYSSGSSNLVSAIAGRAIGGGQAGVDEYLRRELFDRIGMRSATARFDAAGTWIGSSFVFASARDFARFGLLQLRDGIWAGERVLPVGWVDYARTPTPASNGEYGAHWWLAPEGDGIFSANGYQGQYVYVAPEQDVVAVRLGASTSEQQPLVKAWLADLVRRFPRIG, from the coding sequence ATGCGCGACTGGCCGCTCGGCGAGCTGCCGCGCGGCTTCGCCGAGCCGGTGTTCCCCGACGCGGGCGCGACGCACGCGCTCGTCGTGATCTGGCGGGGACGACTCGTGCTCGAGCGCTACGGATCCGAGCACGGTCCCGAGAGCGCGTTGATCTCCTGGTCGGTGGCGAAGAGCGTCCTGCACAGCCTGGTGGGGCTGCTCGTCCGCGACGGCAAGCTCTCGACCGGGATGCGCGCGGATCTTCCCGCCTGGCGCGCGCCGGGGGATCCGCGTGCCGCGCTCACGCTGGACGTGCTGCTGCGGATGTCGAGCGGCCTGGCCTGGCGCGAGGACTACGTGGACGCCGGGAGCTCCGATGTGATCGAGATGCTCTTCGGGCGCGGCAAGGACGACGTGGCCGCGTTCGCGGCGGAGTCCCGGCTCGAACACGCTCCCGACACCGTATGGTGCTACTCCAGCGGCAGCAGCAATCTGGTCTCGGCGATCGCGGGACGCGCGATCGGCGGCGGCCAGGCCGGTGTAGACGAGTACCTGCGCCGCGAGCTCTTCGACCGGATCGGCATGCGCAGCGCCACCGCGCGCTTCGACGCGGCCGGCACCTGGATCGGCTCCTCGTTCGTGTTCGCGAGCGCGCGCGACTTCGCGCGCTTCGGCCTGCTCCAGCTCCGCGACGGGATCTGGGCGGGCGAGCGCGTCCTGCCCGTGGGCTGGGTCGACTACGCGCGCACGCCGACGCCGGCCTCGAACGGGGAGTACGGCGCGCACTGGTGGCTCGCGCCCGAGGGCGACGGGATCTTCTCCGCGAACGGCTACCAGGGGCAGTACGTGTACGTCGCGCCGGAGCAGGACGTCGTCGCGGTGCGGCTCGGCGCGTCGACGAGCGAGCAGCAGCCGCTGGTCAAGGCGTGGCTCGCGGATCTGGTTCGCCGCTTTCCCCGCATCGGCTAG